The sequence TCTATCCAATTTGTAGTCTAAGTTAAAAGTATCAAAAACTGTTCGTGATTTTTGATTTGCTGCTTTTTAACAGAAAGATCTATAGACTAACGTAacgaaatatatatatatatatatatatatatatatatatatatatatatatatatatatatataacttaaatagaattttatatttaattctattaaaaaatgattacACCTAAATCACAATTTTACcttataagaaatatataaagatgATCAATGATCGAACTTTATACATTTAAATTAGATGTTATGatactataataaaaataattactccatttaaaaatctaaattattgGTTGAGATCCAAAAACTAGTTTATATATCTCTAATAGAATCTACCagttataatagaaaaaaaaaaaaaaaactcgttacgatattagaaaactttgaaatgccaaaaaagaaaattgcatCTTCTAAAGCAGTATTAttgcatttttaatttatcccCATGTCCCTAATTTGATTTGCAAGTGAAAGCAGCTTGATTCGCATCTTTtctttagaagaaaaaatatctAGATAATGGGAAAATGTTAATACAGAAacatcttaaaattaattattctttattgCATGCCTAACTGATAATGGTATACTTTGTCTGTTGGACACAAATTCCCCTTGACAAAGTGTGTAGGAAGGTGCTAATCTTTGGGGGGAAGAAAGATATTAAGAGAACTCGAGTTTGTTTTGGCATTACATTAATGATTATGGAATCATATAAAGACAGGAGTTTTCTGTTATCCATATCTTAAAAagcattatttatttaaagtattCAAATAGTAATTGGTTATTTTGTATCTTACCCATAATTTAGTCCCAggatttataattataaaattagattataGATATGCTTTCAAGATATTTTAGAATACAGGCTACCTACAGGGACCACAACTAGCTAGTATTCTCATGTCTATCTCTGTATTACCTCAATAGAATGCTCACATACGTACAAGAATAACTTGTCCTATATAAAGGCCACCATATCCGATGAAAATAATCACCCATTCAACAATTTCAGTGACTAAAACTTTCTAGCTAGCATGGAGTCCAACCGCAAGCGCAGAGTAGGTTTCATGAAGGGCAAGCTGATGCCATTCTATCGATCGCCCAAGCCGACCACTACTAATGTTAATCAGTACAGCAGCAAGGTTATTAAGCCTAGTCAATCATCCAGTACTTATAACGTTGttcatcatcaccatcatcatcaGGACTATATTATTGCTCCGCCGAAGCAGAAGGTCTCATTTGTAGTACCTGCTGCTGCTGAGAACAACCGCGCCGATAAGTTATTAAGCCAATTGGATAAGCTCTATGGGATTTCTGTGGATGAGAGTGTAGATGTCAGAACTGCTACTTATATCTCTTCTGTTCAAGAGCGTTTCAAGCTTGAACGAAGCAACTCAGAACGGGTGAAATTTGAAGATAAGAAATAacgattattattattattataaaaatacagaTAGCCTGTCCTGCAGCAAGTGATCATGATACTTTATAGTAATAAATATAGTATCATTTCTGAAGAGAGGTGTGTGTTACatttattgttaattaaaaatctctGTAGGATTAGGGCTAGATCTTAGATTAATGCATACGTTTGCATTGCTTAATGAAGTACTCATGAGAATTTTATCTTAACTATTCATTCTGTATTTGAACTTTCTCACAAAAATGAACTATGCTTACCGAAATTGATTCTATTATACATTTATGtctaattcttaataatatgCCTTTATCACCCTTAAAAACCCAGGTCGGGCTTAGCCGGGGGCTTGGATTTTTCTTAAAACTAAGCTTAAGTTTGGCCAGCTTTAATTACTCGACATTAAAGTTTTgatttacaattaaaaatatatgatttctTACACTCAATTTATTATGTACTTGGAGCGTCAATGACATAAATTATCCTTAACTTAAATGTCCGttcttattgataaaatttgtTAAGCTGCTCTATATACTATTTACTAAACAAATTGCACCTCCtttataaaacaataatttcttacaaatgtattaatcaataaattatcaaaGTCCTCTCGTTTTACACGTTATATTACCAATTATgcctttttattaatatattattacatcTGTTCCATTTagtataatcaaattttatacatataaatatgtattaaataaaaaattcaatctaAATCTTAGaagttaaaagtatttataatcAATGGTTATGTAATATGCAAGCAGAAACAAACAACTCCATACACG comes from Ricinus communis isolate WT05 ecotype wild-type chromosome 5, ASM1957865v1, whole genome shotgun sequence and encodes:
- the LOC8271432 gene encoding uncharacterized protein LOC8271432; translated protein: MESNRKRRVGFMKGKLMPFYRSPKPTTTNVNQYSSKVIKPSQSSSTYNVVHHHHHHQDYIIAPPKQKVSFVVPAAAENNRADKLLSQLDKLYGISVDESVDVRTATYISSVQERFKLERSNSERVKFEDKK